From a region of the Cucumis sativus cultivar 9930 chromosome 6, Cucumber_9930_V3, whole genome shotgun sequence genome:
- the LOC101216974 gene encoding UDP-xylose transporter 1, translated as MGEISSFQLGVIGALFLSVASSVSIVICNKALMSNLGFPFATTLTSWHLMVTYCTLHVAHRLNLFESKPIDTKTVVLFGMLNGISIGFLNLSLGFNSVGFYQMTKLAIIPFTVMLETIFLKKQFSSKIRLSLFLLLVGVGIASITDLQLNFLGTVLSLLAIITTCVGQILTNTIQKRLSVSSTQLLYQSAPFQAAILFVSGPFLDQCLTKKNVFAYKYSPVVLAFIILSCLISVSVNFSTFLVIGKTSPVTYQVLGHLKTCLVLGFGYTLLHDPFTERNLIGILIAIGGMGLYSYFCTQETKKKQGDLTLGSQIKDKETAALLAGVLQDKENHEVKKSNKDSLV; from the exons ATGGGAGAAATCTCAAGCTTTCAATTGGGTGTCATTGGAGCACTATTCTTATCAGTGGCATCTTCTGTCTCCATTGTCATCTGTAACAAGGCACTCATGAGTAACCTCGGCTTCCCTTTTG CAACTACTCTGACTAGTTGGCATCTGATGGTCACGTATTGCACTCTTCATGTGGCTCATCGCTTAAACTTGTTTGAATCCAAACCAATTGACACGAAGACGGTTGTGCTTTTTGGGATGCTCAATGGCATCTCCATTGGATTTCTTAACTTGAGCTTGGGATTCAATTCTGTTGGATTCTACCAG ATGACAAAACTTGCAATAATTCCATTCACTGTTATGTTAGAGActattttccttaaaaaacaattcaG TTCCAAGATTAGgctctctctcttcctcttgCTAGTTGGAGTTGGTATTGCTTCTATCACTGATCTTCAGCTCAATTTTTTGGGAACTGTTCTTTCTCTCTTGGCTATCATAACAACCTGTGTTGGCCAAATT CTAACGAACACTATTCAGAAAAGGCTGAGTGTATCTTCTACGCAGCTACTGTATCAGTCTGCTCCATTTCAAGCAGCCATTCTGTTTGTGTCTGGCCCTTTCTTAGACCAATGTCTCACCAAGAAAAATGTGTTTGCTTACAAGTATTCTCCTGTGGTTTTG GCTTTTATCATCCTATCATGTCTGATATCTGTATCAGTCAACTTTAGCACATTTTTGGTGATTGGAAAGACGTCACCGGTGACATACCAGGTGCTCGGCCACCTCAAGACATGCCTTGTTCTTGGCTTTGGCTATACTCTTCTTCATGATCCTTTCACTGAGAGAAACCTCATTGGAATCCTAATAGCCATCGGTGGGATGGGgttgtattcatatttttgtaCCCAAGAGACTAAAAAGAAGCAGGGTGACCTCACGTTAGGATCTCAG ATAAAAGACAAGGAAACAGCAGCTCTTCTAGCAGGAGTTCTTCAAGATAAAGAAAATCATGAAGTGAAGAAATCAAACAAGGATTCTCTGGTTTAA